The DNA region CTTCTGGGCCTTGTCCAGGTCCACTGTCTCTTGCGCCTTCTCGACCAGCGTGACAATGTCCCCCATGCCAAGTATGCGCGAAGCCAACCGGTCAGGGTGGAACGGCTCCAGGTCCGAGAGCTTCTCACCAATCGAGGCCAGCTTGATAGGACATCCGGTCACCTGACGGATGGAAAGCGCAGCGCCGCCGCGAGCGTCACCATCGAGCTTGGTCAACACGACGCCGGTGAGAGCGAGCCGCTTGTGGAACTGCTCCGCGACATTGACCGCATCCTGGCCGGTCATGGCGTCGCTGACAAGCAGAAGTTCGTCCGGCTTGACCAGCGACTTTATCTGCTCGAGTTCAACCATCAGGTCGTCGTCGATATGAAGGCGTCCGGCGGTATCCAGAATGACCAAGTCGACAAAGTTCTTCGAGGCATGCCGCACTGCTTCCTTGCAGATCTCCGGCGGCTTGGCGCCGTCGATATGGAAATGCTCGACCCCGATTGAATCCGCCAGCACCTTGAGCTGTTTGACTGCGGCCGGGCGGTAGATATCGGCGGCCACCAGAAGCGGCTTCTTGTTTTTCCGCTTGGTCATGAGCGCGATCTTACCCGCGAGCGTGGTCTTGCCGGACCCCTGCAGACCGCACAGCATATAGACAGTCGGCGCTTTGTCGATTGGCGCAAGCGGCGCGGTCTTGCCGCCAAGAAGCGAGACCAACTCGTCGTGCACTACCTTGATCACCATCTGGCCCGGCTCGATAGAGGTAAGCACCTCGGTGCCGACCGATTTCTCCTCGACCGCCTTCACGAAGTCGCGAGCGACCTTGTAATGGACATCCGCTTCCAGAAGAGCCTGGCGCACCTCGCGCATGGCGTCGCGGATGTTTTTCTCCGAGAGCTTGCCGGCTCCGCGGAGTTTCTTGAACACCGACTCTAATTTGTCAGACAGCGCTGTAAACATCGTTTCTTTATACCAACTCCGGTTATTGCGAAGGAGAGTCGCGTTCGAACGCGCGGCGCGCACGGGCGAATGCATCTGTCGACGGGATTGCAGGACAGACTACGGCCTTCGTACCGAAGCTTGTAAATATATCATTTCCATAGGAATAGGCAAGGGGAGAATGGTGATCGGGAGGGGTTCGGGACGCCGGCACGAGCGGTCATATTATGTTGTAAAGCAGGGGGTTAGAGAATGCGTAAGTTGGGGGGTCGGGCGCTCTTACGGTGTTCTGTAGCGCACCCAACGGGTGATGAATTTCGACTGACAGGAACTGTCACCCATCATCACTACTTTTCTTGCGTGAAACTGATCCACTACGACCACGATGGCCGGGCGCGCTTCGTTACGTTCGCCACGCGAGACTTCCTTCCAGTTCTCAGCAACCCCATCTTTCGTGACTTGGTAACGGAGTCCATGGTCGAAGTGTGCGCACAGTTCCGTGTGACGATACTGGCATATGTCATCATGCCGGAACACGTACATTTGGTGCTTGTGCCGCCAGTAGATGTCAGGTTGGGTAATGTAGTAGGAGAGATCAAACGGATTTCGGCCAAACGAATCCACAGCGCTCTTCCCAACAACTGCGACCTTCTCAGACGACTAGTTGCGGTTCGAGATGGGCAATGCAGATTTGCGTTGTGGCAGAAGCGATGCTATGATCATAACTGCAGGACCGAAGCAGAGGTGTGGCAGAAAGTGGAGTACTGCCATTTCAATCCTGTTCGACGGGGACTAGTGCGAGCTCCGCAGGATTGGAGGTGGTCGAGCTGCACGTGGTATGCGACTGACGAACGGGTAGGTGAAACTCGGAAATATAAGCCCGACAAATGAATTCCACACCCGTTGGGTGGGCTACGAGGCTGGATCAGCACCCGTACGAGCTCTATTTACAGCTCAACGAGATCAGCCACACCAAGACCAAAGCGCGACGGCCCCAGACCAACGGCATCTGTGAACGCTTCCACAAGACGATTCTCGATGAGTTCTACCGGGTGATCTTCAGAAAGAAACTGATTCGCACGGTTGAGGAGTTACAGCTTGATTTGGACGGCTGGATTGCGTATTACAACACTGAACGCACCCATCAGGGGAAACGGTGTCAAGGCCGCACGCCGATGGTGACCTTCATGGACGGTCTGGTACTGGCTCAGGATGCAGACTTGACGAAAGAAGAGAAACTGACAGCGTAACAGAAACTGCTCAGAGGTAAATGACTGTCAACTGAAGTATCGTTCAGTGCAAATTAGCTGATCAGGAAGTAGACTCACTGATTATAACTTCAAAACGAGCACAATCGCCTGATTTGTAGAAAGCCTCATTACACCCGAATCGAATTCGCCGGACTGAGCCGCTGATATGTATCTACGATATCTTGGCTGTTCAGGTGTGTGTACCCAGCAGTTACTACTGGAGATGCGTGACCCATAATTCTTTGCAGGAGTGCCGGTGAACCGCCGTGGCGGATAAACCAAGTAGCGGCCGAATGCCTCAGCAAATGCGGGTGCAGATGAATTCCAGCTCTCTTACCCATGCGGAATATTATGTGGCGTACGTTATCCTTGTCGAGCGCCTTGCCGTCGTGTGTGCAAAAGACGAGATCGCCGGGAAGTTCTTGCCGCCAGCGGTTCAGATAGAAATGCATGGTCTTGACCATCTTCGC from Candidatus Zixiibacteriota bacterium includes:
- the ffh gene encoding signal recognition particle protein yields the protein MFTALSDKLESVFKKLRGAGKLSEKNIRDAMREVRQALLEADVHYKVARDFVKAVEEKSVGTEVLTSIEPGQMVIKVVHDELVSLLGGKTAPLAPIDKAPTVYMLCGLQGSGKTTLAGKIALMTKRKNKKPLLVAADIYRPAAVKQLKVLADSIGVEHFHIDGAKPPEICKEAVRHASKNFVDLVILDTAGRLHIDDDLMVELEQIKSLVKPDELLLVSDAMTGQDAVNVAEQFHKRLALTGVVLTKLDGDARGGAALSIRQVTGCPIKLASIGEKLSDLEPFHPDRLASRILGMGDIVTLVEKAQETVDLDKAQKMQEKLLKAQFDFEDFLEQMNQLKKMGPLESVIGMIPGVGKQLKGMKFDEKEVERTTAIIKSMTVAERRNPRLIDGSRKKRIANGSGNSVQAVNQLLNQFFAMQKMFHQMGSNKKMKNMAKNWSQLGIG
- a CDS encoding transposase, which codes for MRKLGGRALLRCSVAHPTGDEFRLTGTVTHHHYFSCVKLIHYDHDGRARFVTFATRDFLPVLSNPIFRDLVTESMVEVCAQFRVTILAYVIMPEHVHLVLVPPVDVRLGNVVGEIKRISAKRIHSALPNNCDLLRRLVAVRDGQCRFALWQKRCYDHNCRTEAEVWQKVEYCHFNPVRRGLVRAPQDWRWSSCTWYATDERVGETRKYKPDK